A window from Dunckerocampus dactyliophorus isolate RoL2022-P2 chromosome 15, RoL_Ddac_1.1, whole genome shotgun sequence encodes these proteins:
- the tp53 gene encoding cellular tumor antigen p53: MEESSLPLSLSPTFQMSQKSFQQLWESVETPSISSIPTEDNPSAFTWKTEPDIQLTQLLDDGALTDNFDENLFDVVPEMVVPPAAAPSTGPTVPVTTDCPGDYGFQLRFQKSGTAKSVTSTFSEMLNKLYCQLAKTTPVEVLVTKEPPAGAILRATAVYKKTEHVADVVRRCPHHQNQDATEHSSHLIRVEGSQRALYFEDAHTKRHSVTVPYEQPQLGSEMTTILLSFMCNSSCMGGMNRRPILTILTLETPDGFVLGRRCFEVRVCACPGRDRKTEEENAAKMENGTKETKKRKSASGPAAPATTVAPLKKPRAASSADEEDKEIYHLEIRGRERYEFLKKVNDGLELLDKQGKSKSPVAVKTEVPLPSTGKRLLLKEPRSDTE; encoded by the exons ATGGAGGAATCATCTTTGCCTCTGTCTCTGAGCCCGACGTTCCAGATGAGCCAGAAATCCTTCCAGCAGTTGTGGGAGAGTGT GGAAACGCCGTCCATTTCCAGCATTCCCACTGAGGACAACCCCTCTGCCTTCACGTGGAAGACTGAACCGGACATCCAGTTAACGCAGCTTCTCGATGACGGAGCCCTCACTGACAATTTTGATGAAAACCTCTTCGATGTGGTCCCTGAGATGGTGGTGCCGCCGGCAGCGGCACCCTCCACCGGCCCCACCGTCCCGGTCACCACCGACTGTCCCGGAGATTACGGCTTCCAGCTTCGTTTCCAGAAGTCGGGCACTGCCAAGTCGGTCACTTCCACA TTTTCCGAGATGCTGAACAAGCTGTACTGCCAGCTGGCCAAGACCACCCCCGTGGAGGTGCTGGTAACCAAGGAGCCTCCAGCGGGGGCCATCCTCAGGGCTACGGCCGTCTACAAGAAGACGGAGCATGTGGCCGACGTGGTCCGCAGATGTCCCCACCACCAGAACCAGGATG CAACAGAGCATAGCAGCCATTTGATTCGAGTGGAAGGCAGCCAGAGGGCTCTGTATTTTGAGGACGCCCACACCAAGAGACACAGCGTAACCGTCCCCTATGAACAACCCCAG cTGGGGTCCGAGATGACCACTATCCTGCTGAGCTTCATGTGCAACAGCTCCTGCATGGGGGGCATGAACCGTAGACCCATCCTTACCATCCTGACCCTGGAGACCCCTGA TGGGTTTGTTTTGGGCCGGAGGTGCTTTGAGGTGCGTGTTTGTGCGTGTCCTGGCCGGGACCGCAAAACTGAAGAGGAGAATGCCGCCAAGATGGAGAACGGGACCAAAGAAACCAAAAAACGAA AGAGTGCCTCAGGCCCCGCTGCCCCCGCCACCACTGTCGCCCCCCTGAAGAAGCCCAGGGCTGCCTCCAGTGCCGACGAGGAGGACAAAGAAATATATCACCTTGAA ATTCGTGGACGCGAGCGTTACGAATTTTTGAAGAAAGTCAACGATGGCCTGGAGCTGTTGGACAAGCAAGG
- the LOC129168137 gene encoding solute carrier family 2, facilitated glucose transporter member 4-like, protein MPAGFQQLGGETVTGTLGLSVFTAVLGSLEFGYNIGVINAPQKIIEKDYNATWVHRYGQSIPTGTLTSLWSLSVAIFSIGGMLSSFCVGFVSEWLGRRKAMLINNLLAFMGGSLMGMSKLCRSFEMMILGRFVIGAYCGLASGLTPMYVGEIAPTSLRGALGTLHQLAIVTGILIAQILGLESLLGSEDLWPVLLGLTVVPTVLQMGLLPFCPESPRFLYIVRCQEHHAKRGLRRLTGRQEVGDLLAEMKEEKRRMDMERKVSILELFRSPVYRQPMVISILLQLSQQLSGINAIFYYSTSIFTKAGVQSPVYATIGAGIVNCAFTVVSLFLVERMGRRTLHMLGLSGMCICAVIMTAALSLLDSVPFMSYISMLSIFGFVAFFEVGPGPIPWFFVAELFSQGPRPAAMAVAGCSNWTANFIVGMCFQYVADLCGPYVFLIFAGLLLFFLVFTFFRVPETRGKTFDQIAANFLQHSADGMMDMNLDLNMDKASTELDYLGEEIMD, encoded by the exons ATGCCGGCCGGGTTTCAGCAACTGGGAGGAGAG ACGGTGACTGGAACCCTCGGACTGTCCGTCTTCACCGCCGTACTGGGATCACTGGAGTTTGGATACAACATTGGCGTCATTAATGCACCCCAGAAG atcattgAAAAAGACTACAACGCAACGTGGGTGCATCGCTATGGACAGTCCATCCCGACCGGGACGCTTACGTCCTTGTGGTCTCTGTCTGTGGCCATCTTCTCTATCGGGGGCATGCTGTCCTCCTTCTGTGTCGGTTTTGTTTCGGAGTGGTTGGGAAG GAGGAAGGCCATGCTCATCAACAACCTGCTTGCCTTCATGGGTGGTAGCCTGATGGGAATGTCCAAACTGTGTCGCTCCTTTGAAATGATGATTCTCGGACGCTTCGTCATTGGCGCCTACTGTG GGCTGGCATCAGGCTTGACCCCCATGTACGTGGGTGAAATTGCACCAACCAGCTTGCGGGGGGCACTGGGTACGCTGCACCAACTGGCCATCGTTACTGGGATTCTCATTGCACAG ATCCTGGGCCTGGAGTCGTTACTCGGCAGCGAGGACCTGTGGCCCGTCCTATTGGGCCTGACGGTGGTGCCGACCGTCCTCCAGATGGGGCTATTGCCTTTCTGCCCCGAGAGCCCTCGCTTCCTATACATAGTACGCTGCCAGGAACACCATGCCAAGCGTG GCCTAAGGAGGCTGACTGGCCGACAGGAAGTGGGCGACCTGCTAGCGGAGATGAAAGAAGAGAAGAGGAGGATGGACATGGAGCGCAAAGTGTCCATTTTGGAGCTCTTCCGCTCACCAGTGTACCGCCAACCCATGGTTATTTCCATCCTGTTGCAACTTTCCCAGCAACTATCCGGCATCAACGCG ATTTTCTACTACTCCACCAGTATCTTCACCAAGGCCGGAGTCCAAAGTCCAGTTTACGCCACAATAGGAGCCGGCATCGTCAACTGCGCTTTCACTGTAGTGTCG CTCTTCCTGGTTGAGAGGATGGGTCGGAGGACGCTACACATGCTCGGACTCAGCGGCATGTGCATCTGTGCCGTTATCATGACTGCAGCACTCAGCTTATTG GATAGCGTTCCATTCATGAGCTACATTAGCATGCTGTCCATTTTCGGCTTTGTGGCTTTCTTCGAGGTGGGGCCGGGTCCAATCCCGTGGTTCTTTGTGGCCGAATTGTTCTCCCAGGGTCCCAGACCGGCCGCCATGGCTGTGGCTGGCTGCTCCAACTGGACTGCCAACTTCATTGTTGGCATGTGCTTCCAGTACGTTGCT gatCTTTGTGGTCCGTACGTCTTTTTGATCTTCGCTGGTCTGCTGCTGTTCTTCCTGGTATTCACGTTCTTCCGTGTTCCTGAGACGCGAGGCAAAACATTTGACCAGATTGCGGCCAACTTCCTGCAGCACTCCGCTGACGGCATGATGGACATGAATCTGGACCTGAATATGGACAAGGCCAGCACGGAACTGGACTACTTAGGGGAGGAAATCATGGACTGA
- the LOC129168003 gene encoding Y-box-binding protein 2-A-like — translation MTDAEAHSPPPQSQAPPSSVPSAEDKPLTERKVIATLVQGTVKWFNVRNGYGFINRNDTKEDVFVHQTAIKKNNPRKFLRSVGDGEVVEFDVIEAAKGSEAANVTGPGGVPVKGSRYAPNKRRFRRRFFPRSPWPDDHGKVADGQTPSGGGEDTEAGLGENGKPQPQRRRPRRPHPEVQNGEAGETKTEGDQMQRPPRRRFWRPYRRPFRSRPALEQTDVPTTAPPPPTSDEQPESSQTSNSEDAKRRRQMRRRRPRNSESSASKNGTEKSASEPGTPPQMSKSVELKSKSPKRSPKRPKSPEGPATTTVPAPTE, via the exons ATGACGGACGCCGAGGCGCACAGCCCCCCTCCGCAGTCACAGGCACCGCCATCATCGGTTCCATCGGCGGAAGACAAGCCGCTAACTGAGCGGAAAGTCATAG CCACTTTGGTGCAAGGCACAGTGAAATGGTTCAACGTGCGTAATGGTTACGGCTTCATCAACAG GAATGACACGAAAGAAGATGTGTTTGTCCATCAG ACTGCTATCAAGAAAAACAACCCTAGGAAATTTCTACGCAGCGTCGGAGATGGAGAAGTGGTCGAGTTTGATGTCATTGAAGCAGCAAAG GGTTCAGAAGCGGCGAACGTGACTGGTCCCGGTGGCGTGCCGGTCAAGGGTAGCCGCTATGCTCCCAACAAACGTCGCTTCCGCCGGCGGTTCTTCCCCCGCAGCCCTTGGCCCGACGACCATGGCAAGGTGGCGGATGGCCAGACCCCCAGTGGAGGCGGCGAGGACACGGAGGCAGGATTGGGGGAGAACGGAAAACCTCAACCTCAGCGTCGCAGACCTCGCCGACCACACCCAGAAGTGCAAAAT ggGGAAGCgggtgaaacaaaaacagaaggcGATCAAATGCAAAGACCACCGCGGCGTCGATTTTGGCGGCCGTATCGACG ACCATTCCGTTCACGTCCCGCGTTGGAACAGACTGATGTCCCTACGACTGCGCCTCCTCCACCGACATCGGATGAGCAACCGGAATCTTCCCAGACGTCAAACAGCGAAGACGCCAAACGTCGCCGCCAAATGCGACGGCGCCGGCCAAGGAACTCTGAGTCGTCAGCTTCTaaa AACGGTACCGAGAAGTCCGCTTCAGAACCCGGTACCCCGCCTCAGATGTCAAAGTCAGTCGAATTGAAGTCGAAATCCCCAAAACGCTCCCCCAAAAGGCCAAAATCACCAGAG GGACCTGCCACCACAACTGTTCCGGCACCAACTGAGTGA